Within Limanda limanda chromosome 1, fLimLim1.1, whole genome shotgun sequence, the genomic segment CTGGGAGACGAGGACGTGGAGGAGGTGTGGTACATTCACTTCCTGCAGGTGGACGTGGACGTCGATGTTCACGTCTTCACGTTTCTCGTCCCCGTTAGACGTCGTCAAATATCCGGCTGCGGGACGACGACATGGACAGATAGCGTCCTCCTGCTTGtctgagaaaacacaaagtgtgaacaCGACCGAACCAAGGCTCCGCCCACCATGCACCTGCACTCACTGGTTGTTCAGCTGCATCTTGGTtattttgaaaccagaagttaCCATATTTGGAGGATATTGGGGGTGGAGCTTGACTGAGGACAGTTCACGCCCCCTACACCTGCCACCTGCACTCATTGGaggtactagctgtcaatcaaactgtgGTATCCACCCCCCAAAACATAcagtgctttatggtctgtttgactctaaataaTCATGATTTTCTAAATatgaagacttgaaactagagattgagacatCACCGTTGAATAATCATATCTATGCAAAAACGTTCACAGCATGCGACGTGTGTCATAGCACTtcttcagaaaagaaaaagtgatgTCCCACATGTCCTCTGACAGGACACAGTCTCATATATAACTAATAACACAgagaactttatcagacacACAGCGGAGGAGGATTACCTTCCAGGCTCGGCGTCCAGAGGCTCGTCTGCCAGAGTCTCGGCGCTGAAGTCTAAAGGTTCGgcgtcctgcagcagctcgaTGTGGTCCCGCTCGGCTCGACTCCCCGAGCGAGAGTATTTAGCTTCTGTTCAACAAACAACCGTCAGTGTGGTCAGCAGTCGAGTGAACAGCTGAGGACTGATCATGTGTCTGCTGTCATGTGACTCACGTCTGGTGCTGCTGGGGTTCACAGTGTCGGAGTAACTGGTCTCCTTCATCTCGTGGCTGCTCCGGTTCCTCGCAGCCAAGTCCTCCCTCGGGTTTCCGTAACGCTCCTTCCACTCCTGCAGTGCACAGCACAGACACAAGGGGGCAGTGTAACAGTGAGTCTCTCAGAGCTGCTCTGAAGTTTTTCTGAATTCACAAAACACTAAACTCCGTTCTCCAAACTAAACTCTCTACTGGAAAAACaagtttgtgtttgaggaagaaaCTAAGACTCACTCTGCGTCTGTTCTCTCCGTCTTCAACCCTCTGCCGCTTCCTTTTCTCTgaggagagacacagacagttGTCGACCATGTGATACTCGGCAGGAGCCGGTTACTGTGGATCTTATCAATATGCTCACCTCGTCGGATCAGCTCCTTCCCCTCATCGATGAGGTCGGAGGTCATTTCACTGTCGCCCAGGAACTGCTGGAAGCCCAGAAGATTCAGACAGCGAGTTCCCAAACTGAGGAAAGAGTCGGTTACACCTCAGAGCTGAATCACACAAtcatctgacctctgacccctaggcctcaacattttttattcctaATCATTCACTTTTCCACCATCACTGGCTCCAAAGTATGAAAAATATAGTCTGGAGTAGATCTCCTGAAAGTTCCAGTTGCTCTTCGGCAGTAGATTTTAAAATCGTTTCCAGGTGGTCAGAAGTCTGCTCATTGAAGATGAACATATTCAAACTTTTCAGATATTTACCTGAGCTGAAACTCACCTGAAGTACGTTGCGATGCAGAGGATGACGATCAGCATGGGGTAGTAGATATAGAAGCCGTTAGCGATAAAGGAGAGAACACGCATTGATCCCATGATCTGGAAAACAAGTCAGACAGGAACATGTTTAActccagagaaagaaaacatgaatccaAACCAAGTGTAAAACGATATGATCTGTTCATTCATCTTCACGTTCTGATTCATTTGTTCCCATAGAGCTCAGAATGCTGGTGTATAGTGTTGTTCTGTGGCCACTGGGGGGCAGTGTGCTGGTGATTTACTGAGGTGTAGGCGGTCTGCTCCTTCAGCTGGTGGGAGATGGCAGAGTCCATGTGGATTAAACCCAGGAAGTTGAGACACAGGGGAGGAGTTAGACGACAGAACAACctgcaggtcaaagttcagaAGAAGACGTGACCCTCTGCACATGTCTATGACGTTCCTGGTCGTGGCAGATTGTtgcactctgattggctgctgataCTTACATGCCACTGAACTGGAGGCTGTAAGCATCCGTCTGGTGGTGGGAGGCCAGGTAGTAGTAGTTAAAGACCCGGATGCGGAACACGGTGGAGTAGACGCAGGtgcacaggaagaagatggtGATGAAGCACGCCATCTGGTGGTCAGAGGGGATAATACATACATGTGGCAGTGTGGTCAGTGACAGAAAGTCGATTTACTTCTGACTGAATATCATTTACTCActtctttattttgtattcattattatattgatgGATTAACTTCATCCTGttacttcctgtgagtgactTATGTTTAAATGAACCTGTCTCTGAACTGACTCTgggttataaataaagttggttTGAATTAAGCCATTCCCATTTCCCCCTGAATTCTCTTCACTTTCGAGCAGAAAATGGCCGTGACCTTTATTTTGACAGTTCAGAGACGGGTGGACATGGTGGACGCTCTCACCTCAATGTACAGGTAGTTGTAGTCTCGCTCGGCCAGCTGGATGAACACAGCGAACAGAGAGAGCACGGGCCGCGTGCTGAAGAAAGTACATTCTGACCAGACAACAGCCACGCTGAACAGGGTCAGCATCACGGACAGCAGCCGATAGAACCAACACTTCAGGAGACACTCCCAGTACCACtctgtacacacagacacacacagacacacacgtgaccACATATCAGCGGATGACTTCTGACCTCTACAGCCATGTTCACATAGGGGGCGGGGCCCTGTGCTGGGACCCACCTGCAGTCGGGGTGTAGACGTATCTGTTGAACCAGCCGACGGGTCCCGACGCCGGGAAGCTGTGGACGAACTGGTGACTGGAGCTGGTCTCGTTCTTGGCCACGTCCTCCAGGTGGATGGCCTGCTGCAGGAGGATCTGCCACTGGACACGAGTCCTGTTGTGTCTCTGCACCGCATAgatcacctacacacacacagacacacacacagacacacacacagacacacagacacacagacacacacacagacacacacacagacacacagacacacagacacacacacaggtcaacacCAGTTCACCGTTCATTTCATCGATCACATAGTAATTGAACgagcctttgaaatgggacaTCACAGTCACGCAGCCGTGACGCAATCGTTCCTCAAATGCAGTGTCtgaaggaggcggagcctgaAGTTACACAGTGGGCGTCCAATGACATGAGGCATCAGCGTCTCACCTGCTTATGAAGCTTCACCAGACTCCTCTCGCTGGGATACGTGTTCTGCTTGTCATCAAAGTCCTCGTAGTCGTCCATGTTCCGGCCCATCTTCTCCTGGTAATCAACGGGACACTGAGGGGGCGGAGTCAGATCAGTCAGCTGATCAGTGTGACCAGGAACAATGACTGACAGGTGAGAGTCTGTGTCGTACCTTTCTCAGAATGGTGTCGATGAACTTCCTCAGAGGATGATTGTATTTGACGGCCTCGCTGACTTTTCTCACTTCCTGCAGCAGAAGACGAGTCACATTAGAACGATGAGGTCACGTGATGTTAGCGCTACACTCGTCTGCGGGCCGCTCACCTCCATGACGTCCTCCAGGTTCTCCTCTGCGTCCGCCTTCTCCGTCATCAGCTTGGACGCCTTGAAGTACGTCTTGATGAGCAGGTGGGCGTGTCGCGAGCTGTTCCAGTACGAGCGAGGGATTTCCACCAGGCCGTACCcgagcagcagaaccagcaggaACAGGCCCCAGGTGTTGGCTGCAGTGATCCCGATGGTCTGGAGCTCGTACCTGAAGAACCACACAGAACCTCATAGAACCAGAACCAAAAGAACCACACAGAACCACTCAGAACCACACAGTATCAGACCAAACCAGTGGTGACCTGTAAAACCAGAGTGCACTCACCAGGACAGATGCCAGTTCGGATGAACCGCCACGTAGATGAGCAGAGAACCAAAGATCAGCAGGTAGGTTCCGTAGTAGATGGCGTTTTCTATCAGAGCCGTTTTAATTTTCCCGGTGATGGAGAAACCTCCTGAGCGAGCGTATGACTGCATGAAGGGGAGCAGCAGCCTGAGAGCAAAGAGTCCAACCCTCAGTTCTACACGTTCTACATCACGTTCTACACACGTTCTACACACGTTCTACACACGTTTTAAAGAGGTTCTACACACGTTCTACACACGTTCTACACACGTTCTACACACGTTCTACACACGTTCTacatcacagtcacacacactcgtacTGACCATGTGAGACACTGAGACGTCCAGTACACAACTCTCCAGAACACGGGCATGATGCCGTCAGGGATGTAGCTCCACGGTTTGTAGCACAACTTTGGTGAACTGCAGAATaagaggggagaagaagaacaggctggtttgtttgttgttatttatttgtttgtttgttagaagGATTTGTTGTCAAATTCTTTAACTGCCGTGATCGAATCACATGACTGGTTCAAGACgtcagaataaaaacacaaacaagtggaGCTGTTTTCAACTTCAGTCCATTGAACACTGAATCtgttagtgagagagagagagacagagagagagagagagagagagagagagagagagagagagagagagagagagagagagagagagagagagagagagagagagagagaaactgaccTCTTAGTGGGAGTGACGGAGGAGTTAGTTGTTGTGTGATTGGACGATGGAGGATTGACAGTGGCGTGCTCCTCATGGTCGATCTTACACTGCTTATAGATGGTCTAtaaagagagaacacacacacacacacacacacacacacactcagtccagGCCTCCGTagcttcagtgtttcctctggtgGTTACTGACCGTGCTGACGTCCAGAGGTAAGATGAAGACGATGAGGAAGCACAGGTACCAGGCGAGCAGCGTGCCGAACAGCACCATGCGCTGCTGCTTCCTGAAGTCTCCATAGCGATGCAGCAGGAACAGCGCCAGGAAGAACACCACCACGATCTCGATGCCCAGCGCCGCGCCGCTCATGGCGCCGTGGTCGTGTCACAGCCGCCGACAGGAAcctgaggaaagagagagaggagacgttCAGAACGctgtcagagctgcagtgaCCATCCTCCAAATGAACACTAGGTGTCACTGTTGTCTGTTTTATGTTACAGCTGATGAATGTTAATTATTCTTAATGGAATTCTCAAAGAGTTCATAGACGATAGATTCACCTGATCTGTTCACGATAAAGTTTCATCTCTGCCTGAATTATTCAACTGTAAACTTTCCTTTGGCAAAAGCACAAACATGACAATGCcataagaaaacaaacattacataAAAGTGACTCACAATAAGAGcgtcaaccccgagggaacaaacccagaaaaacaagaatcaacTCAGTACAACTACAAGGTGCTTCATGTTAGTGCCATAGAATTTTTGAAATATAATTCtggtttattatatataatatagatagatagatagatagatagatagatagatagatagatagatagatagatagatagatagatagatagatagatagatagatagatagtagggctgggcaaattaactcgtttcaatcgagttaactcgagttaactcaagtgatgagttaactcgattaattattttatctcgcattcactcaggtttgattatttattgttttattgtgaaagtcaggcttttattttgtgaaagtctgttgctgactgctgcagaacaggaaaaaagaaaataattggcggataaacaatcacttgagttaactcgattaaaacttTACTATAAtattacataatatatatttatatataatagtaattataccaatataacagcagtatatagtaataatggcagcaacagtatatataataataatagtaatatcaTATCCAGTGCAACACAAAGCAGTGAAATGCACAGTTAGCAGCATGACATGTCGCTGTAGTTTCCAGATATTTCTTAGATGACTCAGACCTGATATCCggttcatgtctgaaaccagctgcttcttcttcttctctacttCCTGTCACACCTTCACTCATCCTGACTTCACGTTAAACTCAtctaataatattaataacaatatattAAACAGGAAGTCGTGAACACACAAGTGTAGTGTCTGATCGGCTCCAGAAGTGGAAGTGATTATTTCtttactgttgttgtttctctaaCCTCCAGATGTCTGTTGTCGTGTCAGTTGTGTGTtcactggttgtgtgttgttcttCATGACGTGTGTcgggtcctctctctctctttgtgttagTTCTGTCTCTCAGTATTCTATATGTGACACGTTGCTCTTGTTattgtttggatttgttttcctGAATGACTGACGCTGATCATTAGCTTGCGAACcgacacagtcacagacacagacatgtctTCCTGATGAGGACAGACATGTTGTCCTGATGAGGACAGACGTGTTGTCCTGATGAGGACAGACGTGAGAAGGAGACACAGCGTGAGTCCGAGCGGTCACATGACGTGTGCAGATGTTTCACCGGATGTGTGCAGATGTTTCCCAGCTGGCTGTTGGCCGGTcggacactgacactgacagctAGCTAGtgttagctgttgttagctGGTGTTAGCTGGAGTTAGCTGTTGTTAGCTAACCGGGCTAACACGGTGTCGTTGTGTTCTCACCGTGTTGAGTGAGTCCGCGGAGGATcctccagaggaaccagaggaaccaggggacCGGATCAGGATTCTCTGCGGACCGTGGTAAGCCTCTGTCCGGCCCTGTTCTCCATCAAACCCGGGTCAATCCTCCGAGCCCccgctgttagctgttagctgttagccgTTAGCACAGCAGCTGCACTCACATCCGGGGGAGCGGACGATGACGTCACTGACGGGCATGGGCTGAGGcagctcttcttctttttgacGCTTTAGGATTAAACAACGTTGTggtgcattactgccaccaGCTGGTAGGAGTGTGGATTGAATATgtactgaatatatatatatatatatatatataatcatatatatatatcaaaaagttttatttaatccaTTTTGTCCTTCTGAGATATTGAACCAAACCAAAAAGCTCATATGTAAATCACCGTAATACACATaccgtttaatatttattcctgcacttcttttctaaGACCTtggcactgtttgtattttgtattgtctttgtgactgtttgtattttgtattgtctttgtgactgtttgtattgttttgttttgttttgtgatgtgtattctgtgtaagcacactgagagccactttaccgagtcaaattccctgtttgtgcaaacttacttggccaataaacctaattctgattctgattctgatatctcagctttctttctttaagcTTCAGTATCACTTTTCTTCTCTACCTCATATTTTTGAGAGTAGAATTTGTCTTGTGCTaaagtttcctgttgtttttctattatGAATCATGCTCTGTTCTATCCTGTGTGACCACAGCGTAACCTAGATAtgactgtttcctctctccgGGTTCTACGAGTGTTTCTCATCACACCAGTTCTTTGAACTCTGTGAGCACcttcctgttttctcttcttccctcgGCTCTGCCACctttctgtgttcatgtgttcttCATCTCTGTTTCACTGAAGCTCCTGTGACGTCAGCAGGTTCTTCTGGCTTCCTCTGCACATTGCTCAGCTGCTGATGTGTGTTACACCTATAGTCCCGTCAGTTGTGTTctctgttcatgttcatgttcatgttcatgttctgtgttctgtgttctctgttctctgttcatgttctctgttcatgttcatgttcatgttcatgttcatgttcatgttctgtgttctgtgttaatgttctgtgttctgtgttctgtgttctgtgttctgtgtccTTGGTGCAGTCAGGGAAACAGACCCATCATATCTCTGACCTGTTGAACttcatgctttttgtctgaataaATATTGACCGGTTCagtgagagaagcagcagcagctcctcgttTGACTCTGtcacagaaaaactgaaaatatccAACTGTTTAACTTTATAAGAGAGAAACTGGCGCACAGTGTTCCCTAAAACTCATATAATATATAGTTTATGTAGATAAATATAAAGAGAGTGAATGATTAAAGTCAGTCTGAGGCGAGGGGGCGTGTACTCGACCCTGGCGACCGGTCGGTCACGCTGTCCCCGGCCTCTCTGATTGGTTGTCTGCAGATGTTCACGTGAACCATGAGTGAGTTTGAAGCTGCAACTCAAAAATGTTCAGtggaaaatgagagaaaagctCGAGACATCAGACTGTAATGATGACCTCACCcctgagaaccagagagaaccactgagaaccagagagaaccagaCAGAACCAGACAGAACCCATGGTCCTCACCCGCTGCTCCAGGTAACAAAGTTTGCAGAGTTTTATCAACATCCCTATGTTTTCTGTATGCTTCAAATATTTGAGAGGTGAAGCGTGTGACGCAGCAGCAGgtgaggacaggtgaggacaggtggagacaggtgaggacaggtggagacaggtgACAGAAACATCACATCTTCAGGGTGAAGAAAACCATctaaaacagagacagaggaaacatTGAGTTCCTCACaggaaataacaaaacaaaagctttgtgttaaaataataaaaactaaatcataTTCAGAATGATGATTTGAATCGTCCTGCATCTCTTTCAGAGTCTCATCATGTCCatggacctggctccacctctGTACCTGCCCCAGGAGGAGTTTGTCTACAGGAAGACGAGCACAACCTTCACACCTGCTCTGACCTTCCCAGCGTCCCAGCCTGAGGACAGAGCGGCGTCCTGTGGAGACGCAGGAAATGCCAAAAAGAAAGTCTGGTTTGCTGATGACAGAGGTTTGTCTTTAACCAAGGTGAAGGTCTTCTCCCAGTTCAACGATCCCATCGATATCCCTGCTAACATCCAGGAGATGCTGAGCGCCTCTCTGAGTCTGACGGCCGAGGAGGACAAGCTGGTGCTGGACTTCGTTCAGCCGTCCTCCGACTACCTGCTCTTCCATCAGAGGCTGGAGAGGAAGCTGGTGAGCCTGGAGCGCTGCGTGCTGAAGGACAAGACGCTGACCGGAACCGTCAAAGTCAGAAACACGTCGTTTGAGAAGCGTGTGAAGCTGCGGGTGACCTTTGACACCTGGAGGAGCCACCTGGACGTGGACTGCGTGTACACGAAGGACACGTACCCCGGCTCGCACAGCGACACCTTCTCCTTCCAGGTGTGTCTGCCCGAGGCGCTGCTGCCTCACCAGCACGTGGAGTTCGCTGTCTGCTACGAGGCGGACGGATGCAAGTTCTGGGACAGTAACCACGGCAACAACTACAGGATCGTCTGGTCCTCGATGAAGACGAGTCAGCGGGACGCCTGCGGACGCCACACGGGCTCCCGGGACTTTGGGATCCACTTTGACCCGTACGGCAGCCCCACCTGCTCACATGGGATCTTCCCTGATTGGCCGAGCTATGCAGGATACGAGAACATCGGCCCGTACTACTGAACATGTCTCTGCTCATTAACATGTGAGAGTTTAATTACTGTGAATATTCTGTGAATTAGTCAAATATTGAgtagaaaaacataaaattagattttatttcaaacattcaTCAATAGACATGTTTTAACTTTAATACCTTTTCATCATAtgagtttgtttatgttttcaatGAGATTCATTCTAGTTTATTGTGTTagaaataaatgttaataaagtAGTTTTGATCAGGAAACACTGACCTGACTCTTCATCTCTGTCATGGAGGAAGTTGCTACAATCTTCAagagactttaaataaagatggacgacatgatggctcccaaaagtgaagccaaagcgtcttgatcgccccctggtgtccggCTGGagaataggtcataaaccccgcctcctccactTAAAGAATCAAAGCAGGCGTTTATCACCACATGACGTCatcggcacaagatggcagcgtttgaaCCTGAGGTATTTTGGCTTAAATTGTGGAGGAggtgtgtcgtccatctttatttacagtgtatgCTTATGAAGACAAAATGTtgacctcatggtggcgctggAGGACAGTTGGTGGCGTCCGTCCTCTGAACAAAGTGGATGTAAAAActttgattaaataaacaagCAGTTCGATATGAAGAGTTTGAGAGAAGCAGAATCAGAGTCTGAAGAACTTCTGATCTCAATGACACCGGTTCTCCTCCATTTCATGAAATCCTTCTGCCACCGCTCAGATTTATATTTCGGCCTCATGGTGGCGCTGGACCTCCGACTGGGAGTTGGATTACCTCAGGCTACTTGTCCTGGTAGAAGCTGGACATGGTGACATaggcctcctcctgctgacctgctccCGGCGCCTCGGACTCCTTCGCTCCACTGCCGGGTTCCGTTCGGCCCTCGAGCAGGAGGTGGTGGATGGGGGAGGGGCTGGCGCTGTGGAGGCTGGCGTCCgcagcggaggaggagctcCCGCTCAGCAGGGCGGagagctccagctcctcggTGCTGGCGCTGGTGGTGCTCCTGCAGTCGGAGCTctgggtggaggagggagggctCGACTGAGCTCCGTCAGCAGGACCGGGCGAAGACTCTGGTTCGTCACAACACGGCGACATCGAAGAAACTCTGAGAGCGCTGAACACCTCGGGGTTAAAGTTCAACAGAAGACCCTGAAAaaccagaaacacaaaaacttaGTTCTAATGATGAGTCACAAGTCGTCAGGTCCTCAACAGCTTCTAGTTCAAACAAGTGATGGTGCATTCTTCTTAAGGAGTTAGCAGTTAGCTCAGC encodes:
- the lmbrd2b gene encoding G-protein coupled receptor-associated protein LMBRD2B, with product MSGAALGIEIVVVFFLALFLLHRYGDFRKQQRMVLFGTLLAWYLCFLIVFILPLDVSTTIYKQCKIDHEEHATVNPPSSNHTTTNSSVTPTKSSPKLCYKPWSYIPDGIMPVFWRVVYWTSQCLTWLLLPFMQSYARSGGFSITGKIKTALIENAIYYGTYLLIFGSLLIYVAVHPNWHLSWYELQTIGITAANTWGLFLLVLLLGYGLVEIPRSYWNSSRHAHLLIKTYFKASKLMTEKADAEENLEDVMEEVRKVSEAVKYNHPLRKFIDTILRKCPVDYQEKMGRNMDDYEDFDDKQNTYPSERSLVKLHKQVIYAVQRHNRTRVQWQILLQQAIHLEDVAKNETSSSHQFVHSFPASGPVGWFNRYVYTPTAEWYWECLLKCWFYRLLSVMLTLFSVAVVWSECTFFSTRPVLSLFAVFIQLAERDYNYLYIEMACFITIFFLCTCVYSTVFRIRVFNYYYLASHHQTDAYSLQFSGMLFCRLTPPLCLNFLGLIHMDSAISHQLKEQTAYTSIMGSMRVLSFIANGFYIYYPMLIVILCIATYFSLGTRCLNLLGFQQFLGDSEMTSDLIDEGKELIRREKRKRQRVEDGENRRREWKERYGNPREDLAARNRSSHEMKETSYSDTVNPSSTRQAKYSRSGSRAERDHIELLQDAEPLDFSAETLADEPLDAEPGRQAGGRYLSMSSSRSRIFDDV
- the ppp1r3b gene encoding protein phosphatase 1 regulatory subunit 3B isoform X2, whose amino-acid sequence is MSMDLAPPLYLPQEEFVYRKTSTTFTPALTFPASQPEDRAASCGDAGNAKKKVWFADDRGLSLTKVKVFSQFNDPIDIPANIQEMLSASLSLTAEEDKLVLDFVQPSSDYLLFHQRLERKLVSLERCVLKDKTLTGTVKVRNTSFEKRVKLRVTFDTWRSHLDVDCVYTKDTYPGSHSDTFSFQVCLPEALLPHQHVEFAVCYEADGCKFWDSNHGNNYRIVWSSMKTSQRDACGRHTGSRDFGIHFDPYGSPTCSHGIFPDWPSYAGYENIGPYY
- the ppp1r3b gene encoding protein phosphatase 1 regulatory subunit 3B isoform X1; amino-acid sequence: MREKLETSDCNDDLTPENQREPLRTRENQTEPDRTHGPHPLLQSLIMSMDLAPPLYLPQEEFVYRKTSTTFTPALTFPASQPEDRAASCGDAGNAKKKVWFADDRGLSLTKVKVFSQFNDPIDIPANIQEMLSASLSLTAEEDKLVLDFVQPSSDYLLFHQRLERKLVSLERCVLKDKTLTGTVKVRNTSFEKRVKLRVTFDTWRSHLDVDCVYTKDTYPGSHSDTFSFQVCLPEALLPHQHVEFAVCYEADGCKFWDSNHGNNYRIVWSSMKTSQRDACGRHTGSRDFGIHFDPYGSPTCSHGIFPDWPSYAGYENIGPYY